The Salvelinus namaycush isolate Seneca chromosome 13, SaNama_1.0, whole genome shotgun sequence genome includes a region encoding these proteins:
- the LOC120058358 gene encoding zinc finger protein 148-like yields the protein MNIDDKLEGMLLKCSGVVDERVGIGGGGLVVMTLGERGLAHHPLLADDDEEDDDLTGVSIVSHDLIATDELMVHEETVKNDREEGMMQRLSHKLPCTLHMPVSIKQELKLSSDPLMLGKKERKQPRDLTTECHKKKRKQRSPAKILTINEDGSLGLQSPKCHVCGHCNAAFRTNYHLQRHVFIHTGEKPFQCSQCDMRFIQKYLLQRHEKIHTGEKPFRCEECGMRFIQKYHMERHRRTHSGEKPYQCDYCHQYFSRTDRVLKHRRMCRERKAHKTAAAGKDGGLLSDTESLSFSFPAKECSLPKKKRLKTSDKSQCALSAAATENAATVASLSDMDREVEQRPSKIECLPLYVVTSKVVKDEYVMADYSVALPDSSSGRQLGLGGGNLSSEEIHPPKLVLKKVPKRSLKQPTEPEPPESLSPLSSFEDCKVTRYTFEIVDKQGLLDVDVANSDLEPVDALPGGQTKPASSSTHYDDAVQFLKKKRYLQQVAMANNDNRDYAVNVSSIASQPSATQVAVAGVIDETVPATILEPQPLSVELKSNHDKNVLPDEVLQTLLDHYSNKANVQPDISFSVADTEVTSSISINSSDVSEGSPVESLGGNSQAPSAEKSSLLHEYSKFLQQALERTSQNDSYLSSQSLTFVTESPSLSNQPLFSTEKQYPSPSRFTTGTGRSGMNSPLRSTLEKPHFGLLVGDSQHSFSFSGDETTTSAVSPTEDFLEGVASSKKTDAQGLHQTYQISTFDQNFPSQFQTSRSGITSQFTIANGQVSLRSHGTDFSEFPIETRSQLNSSPDATSSQTFG from the exons ATGAACATTGATGACAAGCTGGAGGGGATGCTGCTAAAGTGTAGTGGGGTAGTGGATGAGAGGGTGGGGATAGGGGGAGGGGGTCTGGTCGTCATGACCCTGGGCGAGAGGGGGTTAGCCCACCACCCCCTGTTagctgatgatgatgaagaggatgaTGACCTGACAGGGGTTTCAATAGTGTCTCATGACCTGATTGCAACTGATGAACTGATGGTACATGAGGAGACTGTGAAGAATGACCGGGAAGAGGGAATGATGCAGAGACTCTCACACAAGCTGCCATGCACGCTCCACATGCCT GTGAGCATCAAACAAGAGTTGAAGCTGTCTTCGGATCCACTGATgctgggaaagaaagagagaaaacagCCCAGGGACCTCACAACAGAGTGTCACAAGAAGAAGAGAAAACAGCGCTCTCCTGCCAAG ATTCTCACCATCAATGAGGATGGATCATTGGGTCTCCAGAGTCCAAAGTGTCATGTATGTGGGCACTGCAATGCAGCCTTTCGAACAAACTACCATCTACAAAGACACGTCTTCATCCACACTG GTGAGAAGCCATTTCAGTGCAGCCAGTGTGATATGCGCTTCATACAGAAATACCTTCTCCAGAGACATGAGAAGATACACACTG GTGAGAAGCCCTTCCGCTGTGAGGAGTGTGGCATGAGGTTCATTCAGAAATACCACATGGAGAGGCACAGAAGGACCCACAGTGGAGAGAAGCCCTATCAATGTGACTACTGCCACCAG TACTTTTCCAGAACAGACCGGGTTCTAAAGCACAGGCGTATGTGCCGTGAGAGGAAAGCCCACAAGACAGCAGCAGCGGGGAAAGATGGAGGACTCCTGAGCGACACAGAATCTCTGAGCTTCTCCTTCCCTGCCAAGGAGTGCTCACTGCCCAAGAAGAAACGCCTGAAGACCTCAGACAAGTCTCAATGTGCTCTCTCAGCTGCTGCCACTGAAAACGCTGCCACAGTCGCTTCTCTTAGCGACATGGATAGGGAGGTGGAGCAAAGACCGAGCAAAATTGAATGTCTACCTCTCTATGTGGTTACCTCCAAGGTGGTCAAAGACGAGTATGTGATGGCAGATTATTCTGTGGCACTTCCTGACTCATCTAGTGGGCGGCAGTTGGGGCTGGGTGGGGGGAATCTCTCCTCTGAGGAGATTCATCCTCCCAAGCTGGTCCTCAAGAAGGTCCCCAAGAGGAGTCTGAAGCAACCAACTGAACCTGAACCACCTGAGAGTTTATCCCCTTTGTCCTCTTTCGAAGACTGCAAAGTCACCAGGTACACGTTTGAGATTGTTGACAAACAAGGTCTTCTGGACGTGGATGTGGCCAACtctgacctggagccagtagaCGCTCTACCAGGAGGGCAGACGAAACCAGCATCCAGCAGCACACACTACGACGATGCCGTGCAGTTCCTGAAAAAGAAGAGGTATCTCCAGCAGGTCGCTATGGCCAACAACGACAACCGAGATTACGCTGTTAATGTAAGCAGCATCGCGTCCCAGCCTTCCGCTACACAAGTCGCAGTGGCCGGCGTCATAGACGAAACCGTTCCCGCCACCATCTTGGAACCCCAGCCGTTGAGCGTCGAGCTCAAGTCCAATCACGACAAGAACGTGCTCCCGGATGAGGTTCTCCAGACTCTCCTGGACCACTACTCAAACAAGGCCAACGTGCAGCCAGATATCTCCTTCAGTGTGGCCGACACTGAGGTGACATCCAGCATCTCCATCAACTCCTCCGATGTGTCTGAGGGCAGCCCGGTAGAAAGCTTGGGAGGTAACTCTCAAGCCCCATCAGCAGAGAAATCTAGCCTCCTGCACGAGTACTCCAAGTTCCTCCAGCAAGCACTGGAGAGGACCAGCCAGAACGATAGCTACCTGAGCAGCCAGAGTCTTACCTTTGTCACCGAGAGCCCCAGCCTTTCCAACCAGCCTCTGTTCTCCACAGAGAAGCAGTACCCTTCCCCCAGCAGGTTTACCACTGGTACTGGTAGGTCAGGGATGAACTCTCCACTAAGGTCTACCTTGGAGAAACCCCATTTTGGACTCCTTGTAGGGGACTCCCAGCACTCTTTCTCATTTTCGGGGGATGAAACCACTACCTCGGCCGTGTCGCCAACCGAAGATTTTCTGGAGGGAGTTGCGTCCTCGAAAAAGACTGATGCTCAAGGGTTGCATCAGACTTATCAAATCAGCACCTTCGATCAGAACTTCCCGTCGCAGTTCCAGACCTCACGTTCTGGAATCACCTCCCAATTTACTATTGCCAATGGACAAGTCAGTCTGCGAAGTCACGGAACAGACTTCTCTGAATTCCCCATTGAGACGAGGTCTCAATTGAACTCTTCCCCTGATGCTACAAGCAGTCAAACGTTTGGTTGA